In Anopheles bellator chromosome 2, idAnoBellAS_SP24_06.2, whole genome shotgun sequence, the genomic stretch GTATATATTGTTGTTTACCTTCATAAAAATCATTGCTCATCCTCATTGCTTATGCGATCCTTTAACTCTATTTCAACCAGAGCCCTAATTTCCTGAACGATGTAAGCCTTTTTCTCCAACAGAATATTCTTTCGATCGATGTAGGCTTCCATTGTGCGATCGAATGCTTTGACTTCTTTGATGTACTTTTCAATGGACGGTCCGTCTGCTAGGTAGCGTTTCTGTTCCTCGGAAAGTAGTGTTTGATCGACTATGCGCACCGCAGAATTGGCTTGCACTAGATCGTTGCACTTTGAGCGCAACAATTCTGTCCAATCTTTTACTTCCGCACGCAACTGTTTTTCATATCTGAAAGAGACACGTTTAAGAACTTTCTATAGAATGAACTTTGTTACACAATCCGCAAAGTTCTCACTTTATGTTTTCATTATCGTTCGTACTGAACTCCAAACCTGGAATGATTCGCAAAAAGCATATTAAAGTAATGGTGTTGGTAGAATTCATTTCCCACGCTCACCTTGATTAGAAGAGAAGAGTGAAGAACGGCGTCTAACAGATCCTATTTGGTCCATAGAAGAGTTTTATTAACGCAATTGAAATTAGCCAAAAGCATAAACTATGCAAGCTGCGCACCAACAAAATTCGTGTTGATAttcaaagccaaacaaacgtTGAATGCTTCGAATGTCTTGTGACAGTTTGAAACCAATCtaaagggcggtttacacgctgcgatctggcaatgcaatatcgcttgaagtgacatctccggagacgtcataaatgtcactgccgcgggtggaaatctgaagactcgacatgcaatttgtgaacaaatttcaaaacagggtcagtctgtcggttggacatgttggaatcagccatggaagcaacactgtgttggtttgccttaccattgtgcttttcggttaaaaagcgaaaaaagaacgtgcgaagaggttacagtgtcgaggaaattgcttttaaatggcatcgtttgcctccgcctttttattccgatcactctattttttattttt encodes the following:
- the LOC131210286 gene encoding uncharacterized protein LOC131210286, producing MDQIGSVRRRSSLFSSNQGLEFSTNDNENIKYEKQLRAEVKDWTELLRSKCNDLVQANSAVRIVDQTLLSEEQKRYLADGPSIEKYIKEVKAFDRTMEAYIDRKNILLEKKAYIVQEIRALVEIELKDRISNEDEQ